Below is a genomic region from Salinirussus salinus.
CGGACCGACCGCCGTCGGTCCAGAAATATCAGCTTATCGACCGACGGAGCGGGGCCAGTGCCAGGAGGTAGCGGTGCCGTGCTCGCCCGTGGCCCCGGAGGAGGGCCGGAAGCCGTGCGACTAAGCTCACGTTAGTGAACGGTTGGGTTCCCCTTCGGAACTGAACTGTCGGCTCGCTTTATGCAGACTCCAGCCGAGCGGTTCTCTGCCGAAAATGACACGACTCAAACTACTCGCGATCGCGCTTGTGCTCGTCGCGCTGGGCGGAGTCGCCACGCAGGCGACCGCCGTCCAGTCGCCGGCACTGGCACAGGCGGGCAATGGCGGAGGCATCGGCGGTGTCGGGAACCAGGGGGTGGCGGTCACCGGACTGACGGCTCCCGAGAGCGCCCCGCCGGGGGAGGAGGTAACGGTCACGGCGACGCTGAGCAACCCGACAGACGGGGTCCTGACCGAACGCGTCGAGTTCCGGTTCGGGGGTGACGTGGTCGACCGGAGTACGGTGACGCTTAACGCCGGCGAGACCACGACAGTGACCGGCTCGGTCAACACCACCGAGGTCGAACCCGGGGACTACGTCTACGCGGTCTTCACCGACAGCGGTGGAGCGGTCGGGCAGCTGACCGTCTCCGACTCGTTCACGCTCGACTCCCTCGAGGCACCCTCCACGGCGACTGTCGGTGACACCGTCACGGTGAACGCGACGGTCGCAAACCCCAACGAGTTCACCACGACCCAGGCGGTCGAGTTCCGGGTCGCAGGGATCCCCCTCGCCAGCCAGGACGTGACACTCGAGGCGGACAGTTCGACGACGGTCTCCTTCGAGCTCTCGACTGAGGGGCTGGACCCCGGCGAGTACATCCACGGCGCGTTCACGCGCGACCGGGGAGCGTTCGCGACACTGACACTCGAGACCCTCGCGGAGACGACAGCCTCCGTCACCTTCGAGGACCAGACCTCGGACGGGACGACCGTCACCGTCGCTGAGGTGACGATTCCCGAGGACGGCTACGTGGCGATCCACGACTCCTCGCTGCTCGACGGCGAGGTCGTGGGCAGCGTCATCGGCGTCTCCGAGTACCGGGAGGCCG
It encodes:
- a CDS encoding DUF7282 domain-containing protein, translated to MTRLKLLAIALVLVALGGVATQATAVQSPALAQAGNGGGIGGVGNQGVAVTGLTAPESAPPGEEVTVTATLSNPTDGVLTERVEFRFGGDVVDRSTVTLNAGETTTVTGSVNTTEVEPGDYVYAVFTDSGGAVGQLTVSDSFTLDSLEAPSTATVGDTVTVNATVANPNEFTTTQAVEFRVAGIPLASQDVTLEADSSTTVSFELSTEGLDPGEYIHGAFTRDRGAFATLTLETLAETTASVTFEDQTSDGTTVTVAEVTIPEDGYVAIHDSSLLDGEVVGSVIGVSEYREAGTYEDLNVTLFDVPGAEFNETELTENDTLIAMPHEETNNNTVYDFVATDGMEDGPFVADGQPVTDSAAVTVAPGPNVTEPNATTQASVVFENQTSDGTSVTVANATLPDDGYVAIHDSSLLDGEVVGSVVGVSEYLGNGTYENLTVTLFDVPGATFNETVLTENDTLIAMPHEETNNNTVYDFVATDGMEDGPFLVDGEPVVDSGLVTVAAMTPPADNGTAGNGTAGDGTAGNGTAGNGTAGNGTAGNGTAGNG